A stretch of the Nitrospirota bacterium genome encodes the following:
- a CDS encoding sigma-54-dependent Fis family transcriptional regulator codes for MELYPNNNSFENIKTVDPNMIETLKIAGKAAMTIATVLITGESGTGKELVAKGIHKISNRARGPFIPVNCGAIPSELIESELMGYERGAFTGAISRRIGDFECANGGTIFLDEISSLPFKLQSKLLRVIQEREIKRIGSGRLIELDIRIIAAANVDLAEEVEKGCFRHDLYFRLNIIPIALPPLRDRKGDIPVLVEYLIKKICKKLNKNIQGYSSEIISVFAQYSWPGNIRELENIIERVIVLMDHNRYITIKDLPPNFIISNVINYQQVGEDNAGLKEKCMVYEKTEIVKALCNTKWNRGKAARLLKIHRNTLIQKMKKLDIPVKAREEYDL; via the coding sequence ATGGAATTGTATCCAAACAACAACAGCTTTGAAAACATTAAGACAGTTGACCCAAATATGATTGAAACCCTGAAAATAGCCGGTAAGGCGGCAATGACAATAGCTACTGTTTTAATTACCGGGGAAAGCGGCACAGGAAAGGAGCTTGTTGCCAAAGGAATTCATAAAATAAGTAATCGGGCAAGGGGACCTTTTATTCCTGTTAATTGTGGAGCTATACCGTCTGAATTGATAGAAAGTGAATTAATGGGGTACGAACGGGGTGCGTTTACAGGGGCGATTAGCAGAAGGATTGGTGATTTTGAGTGTGCAAATGGCGGCACAATATTCTTAGATGAAATTTCCAGTCTTCCATTTAAATTACAGTCTAAATTGCTGAGAGTTATTCAGGAGCGTGAGATAAAAAGAATAGGTTCAGGTAGATTGATTGAATTAGATATACGGATAATAGCTGCCGCAAATGTAGATTTGGCAGAAGAGGTTGAAAAAGGCTGTTTTCGTCATGACCTGTATTTTCGCCTCAATATTATACCTATTGCACTGCCGCCTTTGAGGGATAGAAAAGGCGATATTCCTGTTCTTGTTGAATACCTGATAAAAAAGATTTGCAAAAAATTAAATAAAAACATTCAAGGTTATTCCTCGGAAATAATTTCTGTTTTCGCCCAATATTCATGGCCCGGCAATATCAGGGAATTGGAAAATATTATTGAACGTGTTATTGTTCTTATGGACCATAATAGATATATAACTATAAAAGACCTTCCGCCGAATTTTATTATTTCAAATGTTATAAATTATCAGCAGGTTGGGGAGGATAATGCCGGATTAAAAGAAAAGTGCATGGTATATGAAAAAACGGAAATAGTGAAGGCATTATGCAATACGAAATGGAACAGAGGGAAAGCAGCAAGGCTCTTAAAAATCCATAGAAACACCCTTATCCAGAAGATGAAAAAACTTGATATTCCGGTAAAAGCAAGAGAAGAATATGACCTATAA